In Lentimicrobium sp. L6, the sequence AAAAGCGCTATTGCCAAACTTATGATAGATAGAAAAGTAAATCCTATTAAAATCTTTTTACTATCCAATAGTTTTAATAATACCAAGCCAATTAATCCACCAATGGTCATCAGTCCCCAAAAGTTAGCCACGGTAGAAGCACCGTCAAGCGCAGGATCTACACCATGATAAATTTGCAAAAACTTAGACATCCAATAAGAGATACCTTGCTCTGCTCCCACATAAGCGAATATGCCGAAGAAATAAAAAATCACAATCCGATTCTTAAACATTCCCAAATAAGAAGACATGCTTCCCACTTTTTCATCTTGCTTTAACTCTACTGAGGGGAAGTGAATGAAAGCTATAATAACAAACATCAATAACGCTAAAAAGACAAATACCCAGTACATAGAAACCCAAGACATAGCGAAGGGCACTATACCAGACATCAAATTAATAATTAGCGAAGTGCTTCCATTTGCCAAACCCAATACTAAATAAGAGTATACCCATGGACTCACGAAAGAAGCCAGTCCGAAAATCAATTGGGCCAATACAGAGAAAAAGGCATAATGCTCTTCACCACCACTCACTCGTAATAAAGGATTAATAACAACTTGAAGAATGGCCATTCCTACACCAATAGTAAATAAAGACAAAAGAAAAACAGGAAAACTCGGCAAAGCGGCAAACAAGAAAGAGCCAGCAAAAGCCATTATGAATGCAATCAGCATCATCTTTTTCTCACCAAGCTTTTCCACTAAAAAACCTGCAGGTATTGACATCACTCCATATGCGATAAAGAAAGAAAAAGGAAGAAAGCCAGCCATGGTCTCACTAAGTTTGAAACTCAATGAAACAGCTGGATTCAAAGCTCCAAGTATATTCGTTAAAAAGGAGATGACGAAAAAGCTCAGTAGAACTACAAAAACCAATATGAGATTTCTTTTTGCTTTCATTTTTAATTATTTAGCTGAATTATAAGGAAGAGCGATTAAATCTATGTTTTTCCCCTCTACCAAGCTCAATGGTATACGTGCTTCTAAAAACCTTTTCTCATGAGGTAGAAGAGAAACATAATTGTCTTCCCAATAAACGGGTAAAATAGTCTCCCCAGTTTCTTGATCCTTCATCATCATTTCTATAAAAAATGAAATATTGGAATTCAAATTCTTCAGCGTAATGTTATAAACCATTTCATTACCTTGAATTTCAGACACCATGCTTTGCTCCATTTTTGAGGAGGGTAAAGTATTGAGCAATAAGAAATCAGAATATTGCTTAGAGGGCGTATGATAATACCAATTGGGCACCTTGGCTTCATAGTCTAACAAGTCTTCTTGAGTGGAGAGCCAGTAGAAATTTTGAGCTATATCTTCATCTTCTCTTGAGACTCTCAGATCTACAAAATAGGTTCCTGTTTTTTCCTTTAAGCCACTCAGGTCATAAAGCTTCTGAGCGGAATTGGCATAAATATTAACTCCTAAAATTTCATGCAATATCAATTTAGATTCAATATTATAAACTCTGATATCCAAAACCATATTCGCTTCATCTTCCAGTTTATCATTCACCATATAAACACCTTCATCTTCATAATTATAGATGGCCTGAATGGGTTCTCCTGCTTTTTTTGTGGCAAAATAAGCTGCATTTGGTAATAAATAAGAATCGTATAACTGCCAATACATCTCTGGCCAAGCCGAATTGAGCATCCACTGAATCACACCAGTTGCTTCATAACGATTTACTGAAAAAGCTTCGAACATTGGGCGCATCAACTCATAATTAAGCAATTGGGCCTTTCGAGCATATTCTTCTACTGATTTTGCTTCGCCATATCTTTCATTTAAGGCTTTTGTATATCTACTTAAGGTGTTGAATTCATTTCTTCCACAATGGAAATCCCACATCTCGTTTATGGGCCATAAATCTTTTGCTGGAATCATCTTCCTGATACTTTCGATTGGAGGGACTTGAGCTCCAGGGCCTGTTTCGGTATTAAAGCCGAAAGCGCCACCATAAAGGGTATCTGCATACCAATAAACAGGAGGCACGTAGGCATATGGGCCACGCATTTTCACACCTGATTCCACTTCCCCACTCTTCCATTCCTTAGCAGATGATAAGTAAACTCTACTGGTATCGTATTCTTTAAAAGTCTCAAAATAAAGCTTTTCCAATTTCGGTAATGGAATACAATCACTTCCACTAAACCAGGACATAATAGAAGGGTGATTCCTCAACCATAAAATTTGATCTTTCCAAGCACCGGCCATCAAACTCACATCCTCGTCCGACAATATTCCACCATATTTCTCATCGCAAACTTTTCCAAGATAATTTTCCCATTCCCAATGACAACTCCAACCTACCATGATAAGAATCCCCAATTCATCGCATCGTTGATAGAGGTGCTCATCTTTACCCCAAAAACCTTCGAGGCGAATGGTATTCATATTCATATCTTTTACATATTGAAGCTGAACCTCATCATATTCATGGGTATTGTCCAAAGTCATATTATCAACCCAGCCTGCACCTCGAATACTAATCTTCTCCCCATTAATCATAAATCCTCTATGACCATCTTCATTATAATAATCCTTGACTTCTCTAATCCCGAATTTCATATCATGATTGGCTATGGTCTGAGCACCTGATGAAAAAGAAATCCTTAAATCATGTAAAACAGGTTCCCCAATGGTATGTGGCCACCAAAGTTGGGGATTGTCTATTGTTAATTCATGGAATTCCGATGGATGAAAAATCACTTTTATGGTTTCATTGGCGGCAATGGATACTTCCTTATTTATTGTTTGACCTAAAAATTTCAAATTTACGATACCTTCTACTTTTTGATCATCATAATTTTTCAACTTCATGCTGATAATTTCTTCAGATACCTTGTAGTTTCCCTCTTCAAATACAGATTCGATATAAGGTTCGGCAATTTGAACTTTATCAATCTGATTCAAGTATACGGGACGAAAGATTCCCATATTCTGATCTGGAGGAGAAGGATTCCAATCCACAAAACCAATACTGAAATCTCCAGCTTTTGGAGGAAATACTTGTACCGCTAAAATATTCTCACCTTTCACCAAAGCTGAGCCTATATTATATCTATATTGCTTAAATGCATTATTGACCGATGTGGTATCTGCCAATAATTTCCCATTCAGCCAAATATTAGCTTTATAGTTTATTCCATCGAACTGCAATTCAAAGGCTTCATGCATATTATCAAGAGTAAAGACCTTACGATACCACCAGGCTTGCTGATAATCCTCCTCTGGTATTTTGGTCATATTATCTCCGAAATAAATATCCTTATAAATACCATTTTGAACTTGAGCATTTAGAACCGTGGTTGGAACAGTGGCCACTATAGCAGATTCTACATAAAATGAACTTGAGGATACTTCAGAACCTGATTGTGTACAAACAGAATTAGGAAAGATTTCCCAGTTATCAGATATTTTCATTTGTGATGATTTTTCGTGGAGATGGGTATTCACTTGAGAAGCGCAAGAGCATAAACTCAAGAAAACGATAATACTCCAAAGGATTTGGTTTTTCTTCATAAAGTCATATTTATGCAATTATTTGCATTTTTACTGATGCAAATATATAGACATTGCATAAGCCTAGTATTTATGAAGAAAGAAAAAAAGAGTAAAACTTGGTCAAAAAGTTAGATCAATTCAGCTGAAGCATTCAGAAATCCAATACCAACAACAATTGCCTGATACCTAAAGAAAGTAATATATTTCAAAATAAAAAACAATTACAATGCAATTATTTGCATTAATCAATCTACCACCTAATACTTGAACTTTGGATGACCAATTTAGGAGAAAATATTTTGGTTTCATTCACAAAACCATTTACAATCTGCGATTGAATCAATTTCATGATTTGCTCAGCCACCTTAGAGGACTGAAAATCAATATAGGAAATTTTGGGCCGACTTATGGAAGAGGTTTCATGAGCATCCAAACTGAGTAATAATATTTTGGCATCAAACTCAGTTTTACGAGTCAGTAGAAAATTCTGAATTCTCAAGGCCAATATATAGGAAGAAGTGAGAATAGCATCAAATTCTATTTCTTTATTATAAATCTCATCCAATAAAAACCGACATTCTTTATCACTATTTATTCTTCTTACACTCGTATCAATCAACTCCATATCCTGCATCTCCACCTCCCTCCGAAACACCAGCTCAAGCGGAGAACCTAGTGGATTAGCAGCATCATCTATCAATAATAAGGGTTTCTTAATAGAACTGGAGGACAAATGACCAAGCGCATCAGAAATAGCTTTTTCCCTGTCCATAATAAAAGTAGAAACATTAGACTGCAAAGCACTTTCATGAATAATAACTAGAGGTAGTTTCTTTTGTAGAAAAACCTGCAATGCTGGAATTTCATTATCCTCGGTTGCGGAAATATAAATACATGCCAATGGATTAATTTGCAAAAGGTGTTCGAAACATTTGCGCTCCTCCAGAGCATCGGAAAATGAAGTTAATACCAAAAGTGAATAGCCCTTCAGAAGACAGTACTCGTTA encodes:
- a CDS encoding MFS transporter, which gives rise to MKAKRNLILVFVVLLSFFVISFLTNILGALNPAVSLSFKLSETMAGFLPFSFFIAYGVMSIPAGFLVEKLGEKKMMLIAFIMAFAGSFLFAALPSFPVFLLSLFTIGVGMAILQVVINPLLRVSGGEEHYAFFSVLAQLIFGLASFVSPWVYSYLVLGLANGSTSLIINLMSGIVPFAMSWVSMYWVFVFLALLMFVIIAFIHFPSVELKQDEKVGSMSSYLGMFKNRIVIFYFFGIFAYVGAEQGISYWMSKFLQIYHGVDPALDGASTVANFWGLMTIGGLIGLVLLKLLDSKKILIGFTFLSIISLAIALFASVDISVLAFQSCGFFLSVMYPIIISLALNSFLKNHGSFAGILMTAIIGGAIIQLLIGVFSDLFSLKMGMMLVFLCLGYIFSIGIWAKPLVTNKTMSWKGLLSSEKK
- a CDS encoding sugar-binding domain-containing protein; the protein is MKKNQILWSIIVFLSLCSCASQVNTHLHEKSSQMKISDNWEIFPNSVCTQSGSEVSSSSFYVESAIVATVPTTVLNAQVQNGIYKDIYFGDNMTKIPEEDYQQAWWYRKVFTLDNMHEAFELQFDGINYKANIWLNGKLLADTTSVNNAFKQYRYNIGSALVKGENILAVQVFPPKAGDFSIGFVDWNPSPPDQNMGIFRPVYLNQIDKVQIAEPYIESVFEEGNYKVSEEIISMKLKNYDDQKVEGIVNLKFLGQTINKEVSIAANETIKVIFHPSEFHELTIDNPQLWWPHTIGEPVLHDLRISFSSGAQTIANHDMKFGIREVKDYYNEDGHRGFMINGEKISIRGAGWVDNMTLDNTHEYDEVQLQYVKDMNMNTIRLEGFWGKDEHLYQRCDELGILIMVGWSCHWEWENYLGKVCDEKYGGILSDEDVSLMAGAWKDQILWLRNHPSIMSWFSGSDCIPLPKLEKLYFETFKEYDTSRVYLSSAKEWKSGEVESGVKMRGPYAYVPPVYWYADTLYGGAFGFNTETGPGAQVPPIESIRKMIPAKDLWPINEMWDFHCGRNEFNTLSRYTKALNERYGEAKSVEEYARKAQLLNYELMRPMFEAFSVNRYEATGVIQWMLNSAWPEMYWQLYDSYLLPNAAYFATKKAGEPIQAIYNYEDEGVYMVNDKLEDEANMVLDIRVYNIESKLILHEILGVNIYANSAQKLYDLSGLKEKTGTYFVDLRVSREDEDIAQNFYWLSTQEDLLDYEAKVPNWYYHTPSKQYSDFLLLNTLPSSKMEQSMVSEIQGNEMVYNITLKNLNSNISFFIEMMMKDQETGETILPVYWEDNYVSLLPHEKRFLEARIPLSLVEGKNIDLIALPYNSAK
- a CDS encoding LacI family DNA-binding transcriptional regulator, which translates into the protein MENAKPKNNITIKDIAQELGIAASTVSRALNDHPKISKKRKDDVLNKALEMGYSLGVSNLLMNEKSSIIALIIPSVKDGFYGQVYRGFNEYCLLKGYSLLVLTSFSDALEERKCFEHLLQINPLACIYISATEDNEIPALQVFLQKKLPLVIIHESALQSNVSTFIMDREKAISDALGHLSSSSIKKPLLLIDDAANPLGSPLELVFRREVEMQDMELIDTSVRRINSDKECRFLLDEIYNKEIEFDAILTSSYILALRIQNFLLTRKTEFDAKILLLSLDAHETSSISRPKISYIDFQSSKVAEQIMKLIQSQIVNGFVNETKIFSPKLVIQSSSIRW